In Mytilus trossulus isolate FHL-02 chromosome 6, PNRI_Mtr1.1.1.hap1, whole genome shotgun sequence, a single window of DNA contains:
- the LOC134720879 gene encoding SCP domain-containing protein 1-like, protein MTLPSLYLLVAVCFFPHQCKGRSFYSRRTFRIGELNQNGFPIPTPTSGNIQKGQSFSNWNGQISNKNLRNVPTGTVVLTSRTTNMGGPGKSTTITRTITPGKTSVVRKIQNIPHSRFTSQRRITHTGSNNNNNIPGSKTFQKKWWSQTVNSSKKGSNSQSSIQKSNNPVWSKTIQIPSSNSQNVDMSSIFNQMFSGNVGNNSSGDFPFPKDFLSNLPPGAHVKISSSSSSRVIPQGRVQSIRPGVGKQFTKVVSTNGNRGIKYDEVNNQPTKQRVLPQPSASIKRGVKCDKKLCEHEKYNLLENHNKARRSVRPSASNMKKLIWDVDLERRAQKYAKKCIWTHDKKRSKNAPYKYVGQNMHARRGARDILAATRSWENEQDHYNIYTNNCVPGEMCGHYTQMVWADTETVGCAMWKCPYIHNLGWRDAYIVVCDYGPGGNIGGEKPYRIGQKCVECNTSNPSCDNGLCV, encoded by the exons ATGACATTACCATCATTATACCTCTTGGTTGCTGTATGTTTCTTTCCTCATCAATGTAAAGGGAGAAGTTTttattcaagaagaacttttCGAATAGGAGAATTAAACCAGAATGGTTTTCCGATACCTACACCAACGTCTGGAAATATTCAAAAGGGGCAGAGCTTTTCTAACTGGAATGgacaaatttcaaacaaaaatcttAGAAATGTACCAACCGGAACAGTAGTTTTAACTTCAAGAACGACAAATATGGGAGGTCCTGGAAAATCAACTACAATAACCAGAACTATAACACCAGGCAAAACGTCCGTGgtaaggaaaattcaaaatataccACATAGTAGGTTTACTTCACAAAGACGGATaacacacaccggaagtaataataataataatataccAGGCtctaaaacatttcaaaagaaatgGTGGTCTCAAACAGTCAATTCGTCAAAAAAAGGTTCGAATTCTCAGTCTTCAATACAAAAGTCTAATAATCCGGTGTGGTCCAAAACTATACAAATACCATCATCAAATAGTCAAAATGTGGATATGTCTtccatttttaatcaaatgttttcaGGAAATGTTGGGAACAATAGTTCCGGTGATTTTCCATTCCCAAAGGATTTCTTATCAAATCTACCACCAGGAGCACATGTCAAAATTAGCTCCAGTTCCAGCTCAAGAGTTATTCCCCAGGGTCGAGTCCAGTCTATTCGTCCAGGTGTTGGTAAACAGTTTACAAAAGTTGTATCAACCAATGGAAACCGAGGAATCAAATACGATGAAGTCAACAATCAACCAACAAAACAACGTGTTCTTCCTCAACCAAGTGCATCAATTAAGAGAGGGGTTAAATGTGACAAGAAGCTCTGTGAGCACGAGAAATATAATTTACTAGAAAATCACAACAAGGCACGGAGGTCTGTTCGTCCATCAGCATCTAATATGAAGAAATTG ATTTGGGACGTAGATTTAGAAAGGAGAGCACAAAAATATGCGAAGAAGTGTATCTGGACGCACGATAAGAAGAGGTCTAAAAATGCACCGTACAAATACGTTGGACAGAACATGCATGCAAGAAGAG GAGCAAGGGACATTTTAGCGGCTACCAGGAGTTGGGAAAATGAACAGGATCACTACAACATTTACACCAATAATTGCGTACCAGGGGAAATGTGTGGTCATTATACACAG ATGGTGTGGGCTGATACGGAAACAGTTGGATGTGCAATGTGGAAGTGTCCATATATACATAATCTTGGTTGGAGGGACGCTTACATTGTAGTTTGTGACTACGGACCAGG cgGTAACATTGGTGGAGAGAAGCCATATAGAATTGGACAAAAGTGTGTTGAATGTAATACAAGTAATCCGTCTTGTGACAATGGACTGTGTGTTTGA